The Fervidobacterium pennivorans DNA segment TCATATTTATTGATCAACCTCTCAAGTATTTTTGCCTTTCCTTGAGCGTCGCAGACAGCTAAGAGGGCTCTTAGGACAATTTTACCATTTGTAGGGTATGCTACTAGCACATCGGATTTTCTGAAAGTGTTTACTATGGAGTTGTGGTATTCGGATTTGTAGGTTATACATAATTCCTCATAAGGTATGCCAAATCTTTCTTTTCGTTTCTCGAAGACTTTCTTCTTTTTAATGTAGTAATTTTCGTCCCAAGTTCCGTCTGGTTTTTTGTAGACTTCTTCCAGAGCTCTCTCTTCTTGCAGTATTGTCCTGACGTTTGCATACAACCAACCTGCAACAGCACTTATGTATTTTACAAGAGTTTCTGAAAACTTTTCTGGCGAAACATCTTCAACGACGAAAACACCAAAGGCATTTGATTTTTCACCAATTACCACGGCAAACCAAGGTTCGAAGGAAGTTATATCTGCTTTCATTATAACTTTGGGAAGCGTTGAATATCCGTTTTGAAGAGCATCGTAAATGACACTGGATTTTGTTGCATCGAGCGAATTTGGTAGTCTTTTCTGACCTATGCCAGCTACATACCTCATGAAGTTCCCCTCGCAGCGGTAGAGATGAAGATTTTCGAGTTCGAAGAACTCAGCGATAATTTCGACAGCCCTCGTAAGCATTTCATCCACATCTAGTATTTCCAATTCTCTAAGCCTTTCAAGTAAAACTATCAATCCTTCACCTTCAAAGTAAATTCTCATTTGCAATTGAGAGATGACTACTCTCATATCGCCTATAGCAGAAAGTAGCTTCTGGTTTTCCAGCTCCAGTCTTTTCTTATCGTTTTGTAAATCTCTAATCTTTTTATTAAGCATCTCACCAACAACTCCAATTATGAGTCCAACAACAATGGTAAAAATTGAAACGGTATTTAAACTCAGTCCACCAATGTTTTGCACTTGTTTGAAAAGTGTTAGTAGCAGTAACTGGAATATCGAAATCGATACTAAGAAAGGCAGTAACCCATATCTTGCGGACCATATGAAGATGAAGGCAACAAGAAAAACAATTGTAACTGAAGAGCTTATAACAGAAGTGAGGTGCAAGGTAATCACTATAGCA contains these protein-coding regions:
- a CDS encoding GAF domain-containing protein, whose translation is MKKLIQKNNFTNLKSFLFQLLELIISFAIVITLHLTSVISSSVTIVFLVAFIFIWSARYGLLPFLVSISIFQLLLLTLFKQVQNIGGLSLNTVSIFTIVVGLIIGVVGEMLNKKIRDLQNDKKRLELENQKLLSAIGDMRVVISQLQMRIYFEGEGLIVLLERLRELEILDVDEMLTRAVEIIAEFFELENLHLYRCEGNFMRYVAGIGQKRLPNSLDATKSSVIYDALQNGYSTLPKVIMKADITSFEPWFAVVIGEKSNAFGVFVVEDVSPEKFSETLVKYISAVAGWLYANVRTILQEERALEEVYKKPDGTWDENYYIKKKKVFEKRKERFGIPYEELCITYKSEYHNSIVNTFRKSDVLVAYPTNGKIVLRALLAVCDAQGKAKILERLINKYEIEVC